A part of Solicola gregarius genomic DNA contains:
- a CDS encoding ABC transporter permease, translating into MLDGIDYLLDGANWSGSGGLWEQLSQQVLLTLVSLAACLLIGIPIALWSGHTGRGGVIAINVSNIGRAVPVFAVLTILSVGPVGTDVLGPFGRAGMATLISLVLFGLPPIITNAYVGMREVDRDVIESARGMGMTEWRLFRRVELPLAMSVVLTGVRIAIVQIWATATIAALVAGPGLGNTITEGFANSRYEEVVAGSILVAGAALVLEGIAVLIERRVDPMRLARRQDRVAADMPASMTVAS; encoded by the coding sequence ATGTTGGACGGGATCGACTACCTCCTCGACGGCGCCAACTGGTCCGGCTCGGGAGGTCTCTGGGAGCAGCTCAGCCAGCAGGTGCTGCTCACCCTGGTGAGCCTCGCCGCCTGTCTGCTCATCGGCATCCCGATCGCGCTCTGGTCGGGCCACACCGGCCGGGGAGGCGTGATCGCGATCAATGTCTCCAACATCGGGCGCGCGGTCCCGGTATTCGCGGTGCTGACCATCCTCTCGGTCGGCCCGGTGGGGACGGATGTGCTGGGGCCGTTCGGGCGTGCCGGCATGGCGACGCTGATCTCGCTCGTCCTGTTCGGGCTGCCGCCCATCATCACGAACGCGTACGTCGGCATGCGGGAGGTCGACCGCGACGTGATCGAGTCCGCGCGCGGGATGGGCATGACGGAATGGCGGCTGTTCCGCCGGGTAGAGCTGCCGCTCGCGATGTCCGTGGTGCTCACCGGCGTACGGATCGCGATCGTGCAGATCTGGGCGACGGCGACCATCGCGGCATTGGTCGCCGGCCCCGGACTCGGCAACACGATCACCGAGGGCTTCGCGAACTCGAGGTACGAGGAGGTCGTCGCCGGTTCCATCCTGGTCGCCGGTGCGGCGCTCGTCCTCGAGGGGATCGCCGTCCTGATCGAGCGCCGCGTCGACCCGATGCGCCTTGCTCGCAGGCAGGATCGGGTGGCTGCCGACATGCCCGCGTCGATGACTGTTGCGTCCTGA
- the folK gene encoding 2-amino-4-hydroxy-6-hydroxymethyldihydropteridine diphosphokinase: protein MTETPNPFELDADTMTGGMRPIRQAVLALGSNLGERFNSVQGGVAALADTPEVTVVSVSPVYETVPVGAPPGSRDFINVVVLVDTTLTVHTLLDRCLAVEDAFGRERLGKNDPRTLDVDLIVVGDRVAHDDSLVLPHPRAHERPFVLQPWMDIDIEGEIPGKGFVADLVRDVDTSGIKRREDLEILL, encoded by the coding sequence GTGACCGAGACACCTAACCCGTTCGAGCTGGACGCCGACACGATGACGGGCGGAATGCGCCCGATCCGTCAGGCCGTCCTCGCTCTAGGCTCCAATCTCGGGGAGCGCTTCAACAGCGTGCAGGGTGGCGTCGCCGCCCTCGCCGACACACCCGAGGTGACCGTCGTCTCGGTCTCGCCCGTGTACGAGACCGTCCCGGTCGGCGCACCGCCCGGATCCCGCGACTTCATCAACGTCGTGGTGCTGGTCGACACAACGCTGACCGTGCACACCCTGCTCGACCGCTGTCTCGCGGTCGAGGATGCGTTCGGTCGCGAACGGCTGGGCAAGAACGACCCGCGTACGCTCGACGTCGACCTGATCGTCGTGGGCGACCGCGTCGCGCATGACGACTCGCTGGTCCTGCCGCATCCGCGAGCGCACGAGCGTCCGTTCGTACTGCAGCCGTGGATGGACATCGACATCGAGGGCGAGATCCCCGGCAAGGGCTTCGTCGCCGATCTCGTACGCGACGTCGACACCAGTGGCATCAAGCGACGTGAGGACCTCGAGATCCTTCTGTGA
- the folP gene encoding dihydropteroate synthase: MGVVNVTPDSFSDGGRWFDTDRAIDHALELVAEGADIVDVGGESTRPGANRVEPEEELRRVIPVVRALADRGTVVSVDTMRSRVAAEALDAGARIVNDVSGGRAEPRVLEVAAEAGAPFVLMHWRQHSAVMQGREHTAYDDVVRDVIAEMRPAIDSALQAGVRPDRLIVDPGLGFSKTGEQNWTILAGLAAFAELGYPVLVAASRKRFLGELLAAPDGTPAPTDNRDAASAAITTLAAAAGAWCVRVHDVRPSADAVRVVARWSRG; this comes from the coding sequence ATGGGGGTCGTCAACGTCACGCCCGACTCGTTCTCCGACGGCGGCCGCTGGTTCGACACGGATCGCGCGATCGACCACGCCCTCGAGCTCGTCGCAGAGGGCGCCGACATCGTCGACGTCGGTGGCGAGTCGACCCGGCCCGGCGCCAACCGGGTCGAGCCCGAGGAGGAGCTGCGCCGGGTCATCCCGGTCGTACGCGCGCTCGCCGACCGGGGCACAGTCGTCTCGGTCGACACGATGCGATCGCGGGTCGCCGCGGAGGCGCTCGATGCGGGTGCCCGGATCGTCAACGACGTCTCCGGCGGTCGCGCCGAGCCGCGGGTGCTCGAGGTTGCGGCCGAGGCAGGTGCGCCGTTCGTGCTGATGCACTGGCGTCAGCACTCGGCCGTCATGCAGGGCCGCGAGCACACGGCGTACGACGACGTCGTGCGCGACGTGATCGCCGAGATGCGGCCCGCGATCGACAGTGCGCTGCAGGCCGGGGTGCGTCCCGACCGGCTCATCGTCGACCCGGGCCTCGGTTTCTCCAAGACCGGCGAGCAGAACTGGACGATCCTGGCCGGCCTCGCGGCGTTCGCCGAGCTCGGCTATCCCGTACTCGTTGCGGCGAGCCGCAAGCGGTTCCTCGGCGAGCTCCTCGCCGCGCCCGACGGCACACCGGCGCCGACCGACAACCGCGACGCCGCTTCGGCGGCCATCACGACGCTCGCGGCTGCCGCGGGCGCGTGGTGCGTTCGCGTGCACGACGTACGCCCGAGCGCGGACGCCGTGCGGGTGGTGGCAAGGTGGTCGCGTGGATGA
- the folB gene encoding dihydroneopterin aldolase, with translation MTCPQGLDRISVSGISAHGQHGVLEHERRVGQRFVVDLALGLDTGPAAAADDLSRTVDYGSLTLEVHDAIASEPVDLIETLAQRIADLALAHEPVQWVAVTVHKPAAPIAVAFDDVAVTIERSRS, from the coding sequence GTGACCTGTCCGCAGGGCCTGGATCGCATCTCTGTCTCGGGAATCTCTGCACACGGCCAGCATGGCGTTCTGGAGCATGAGCGTCGCGTTGGCCAGCGGTTCGTCGTCGATCTGGCACTCGGCCTGGACACCGGGCCCGCCGCGGCCGCCGATGACCTATCGCGTACTGTCGACTACGGATCGTTGACCCTAGAGGTTCATGACGCCATCGCGTCAGAGCCAGTGGACCTCATCGAAACCCTTGCTCAGCGCATTGCCGACCTCGCGTTGGCACATGAACCGGTGCAATGGGTCGCGGTGACGGTGCACAAGCCAGCAGCGCCCATCGCGGTGGCGTTTGACGACGTCGCCGTGACGATAGAGCGGAGTCGATCGTGA
- a CDS encoding cytidylyltransferase domain-containing protein — MRAYSSMRPRTVAVVQARSASVRLPRKVLLDLAERAVIDWVVGRVRRAATVDQVVVATTDDPSDNALAAHCRDAGYPFVRGSTTDVLDRVVTAAASERADVVVRLRGHSPLVDPDVVDLVVRTHLSERRDYTANRLPEPQPHTYPPGLDVEVVSMAALTDAWASRRDRGREGDVTSYLYEAPGRFNVRLVGAPVETADARWSIGTRADLEALRALVVAAHAELSTPWTDLLAVWQRHPEIAALNDRAGLVS; from the coding sequence GTGCGCGCGTACTCGTCGATGCGTCCGCGGACCGTCGCGGTCGTTCAGGCGCGCAGCGCATCGGTACGCCTGCCGCGCAAGGTGCTGCTCGACCTCGCCGAGCGCGCGGTGATCGACTGGGTGGTCGGCCGCGTACGCCGCGCGGCGACCGTCGACCAGGTCGTCGTCGCGACCACCGACGATCCGTCCGACAATGCGCTCGCCGCGCATTGCCGGGACGCCGGCTATCCCTTCGTGCGCGGATCGACGACGGATGTGCTCGATCGCGTGGTCACCGCGGCCGCGTCGGAGCGCGCCGACGTCGTCGTCCGGCTACGGGGCCACAGCCCGCTCGTCGACCCCGACGTCGTCGACCTCGTCGTCCGCACCCACCTGAGCGAGCGACGCGACTACACGGCCAACCGGCTGCCCGAACCTCAACCCCACACGTACCCGCCGGGCCTCGACGTCGAGGTCGTCAGCATGGCCGCGCTCACCGATGCCTGGGCCTCGCGCCGTGACCGCGGCCGCGAAGGCGACGTCACGTCCTACCTCTACGAGGCGCCGGGCCGGTTCAACGTACGACTGGTGGGCGCTCCCGTCGAGACGGCCGACGCGCGCTGGTCGATCGGCACCCGCGCCGACCTCGAGGCGCTGCGCGCGCTCGTCGTCGCGGCACACGCCGAGCTCTCGACACCGTGGACCGACCTGCTCGCGGTGTGGCAGCGGCATCCCGAGATCGCCGCCCTCAACGACCGCGCCGGTCTGGTGAGCTAG
- a CDS encoding nuclear transport factor 2 family protein, whose product MDDDRKRAILNANQSVYDAIEGGDIDLMRSLWADRDDVVCVHPGAEPLRGHATVSRSWSMVMANTGYIQFFLTDVSVSFAGDDTAIVTCTENVLAEAEGESADTFAGGKAVATNVFVRDRRGWLLLMRHASPVVIVEEGDEE is encoded by the coding sequence GTGGATGACGACCGGAAGCGCGCCATACTGAACGCCAACCAGAGCGTTTACGACGCGATCGAGGGCGGCGACATCGACCTGATGCGCTCGCTCTGGGCCGATCGCGACGACGTCGTGTGCGTGCATCCGGGCGCAGAACCGCTGCGCGGACACGCGACCGTGTCCCGCTCGTGGTCGATGGTGATGGCCAACACCGGCTACATCCAGTTCTTCCTGACGGACGTGTCGGTCTCGTTCGCCGGCGACGACACTGCCATCGTGACCTGTACGGAGAACGTCCTCGCCGAGGCGGAAGGTGAGTCGGCGGATACGTTCGCCGGCGGCAAGGCCGTCGCGACGAACGTCTTCGTCCGCGACCGGCGGGGTTGGCTACTCTTGATGCGACACGCGTCGCCGGTCGTCATCGTTGAAGAGGGAGATGAAGAGTGA
- the folE gene encoding GTP cyclohydrolase I FolE: protein MDGVDHARAEKAVRELLIAVGEDPDREGLQDTPRRVARAYAEILIGNTLSPEDVLTTTFAVEHDELVLVRNIELWSMCEHHLVPFTGYAHVGYIPGIHGRVAGLSKLARLVDVYGRRLQVQERLTTQIADALISLLDPRGVIVVIEAEHLCMSMRGVRKSEAKTVTSAVRGQLRDPATRAEAMGLIRRS, encoded by the coding sequence ATGGACGGTGTCGACCACGCGCGCGCGGAGAAGGCCGTACGTGAGCTGCTGATCGCCGTCGGCGAAGACCCCGACCGCGAAGGGTTGCAGGACACTCCGCGACGGGTCGCCCGTGCGTACGCCGAGATCCTCATCGGCAACACGCTGAGCCCCGAGGACGTCCTCACCACGACGTTCGCCGTGGAGCACGACGAGCTCGTTCTCGTCCGCAACATCGAGCTGTGGTCGATGTGTGAACACCACCTGGTTCCGTTCACCGGATACGCCCACGTCGGTTACATACCTGGCATCCACGGCCGCGTTGCAGGCTTGTCGAAGCTGGCCCGGCTCGTCGACGTGTACGGCCGCCGGCTGCAGGTGCAGGAGCGACTCACCACCCAGATCGCCGATGCGCTGATCTCGCTGCTCGACCCGCGTGGCGTGATCGTCGTCATCGAGGCAGAGCACCTGTGCATGTCGATGCGCGGGGTACGCAAGTCGGAGGCGAAGACGGTGACCAGCGCAGTGCGCGGTCAGCTGCGTGACCCGGCGACTCGAGCTGAGGCGATGGGCCTCATCCGGCGTTCGTGA
- a CDS encoding ABC transporter permease: MNLHDGALLGAADGGASCYSATVNDWVCWDYVVDRHSEIVDATEQHVYITLVAVALGFAIALPLALVARRFVRSEGGILGFTTIIYTIPSLAMFSLLVDWTGLSARTVIIGLALYCLTVLVRNILAGLRAVPDEVRESAIGLGYGRTKLLFKIELPLALPVIMAGLRVATVSTVALTTVGVIVDAGGLGRLLRNGIDTDFKAQIFTATLLCVLLAIVFDLILVGVQRLLTPWTRA; encoded by the coding sequence ATGAACCTCCACGACGGGGCACTTCTGGGCGCGGCCGACGGCGGCGCATCCTGCTACAGCGCGACGGTCAACGACTGGGTGTGCTGGGACTACGTGGTCGACCGCCACTCCGAGATCGTCGACGCCACCGAGCAGCACGTCTACATCACCTTGGTCGCGGTCGCGCTCGGCTTCGCCATCGCGTTGCCGTTGGCGCTGGTCGCACGACGGTTCGTACGTAGCGAGGGCGGCATCCTCGGCTTCACGACGATCATCTACACGATCCCGTCGCTCGCGATGTTCTCGCTGCTCGTCGACTGGACCGGGTTGTCGGCCAGGACGGTGATCATCGGGCTCGCGCTGTACTGCCTCACCGTGCTGGTGCGAAACATCCTCGCGGGTCTGCGCGCCGTGCCCGATGAGGTACGCGAGTCCGCGATCGGACTCGGCTACGGGCGTACGAAGTTGCTGTTCAAGATCGAGCTGCCGCTCGCGCTGCCGGTGATCATGGCGGGCCTGCGCGTCGCAACGGTGTCGACGGTTGCACTGACGACAGTCGGCGTCATCGTCGATGCTGGCGGACTGGGCCGATTGCTCAGGAACGGAATCGACACCGACTTCAAGGCACAGATCTTCACCGCCACCCTGCTGTGCGTACTCCTCGCGATCGTATTCGACCTGATCCTGGTCGGCGTACAGCGGTTGCTGACCCCGTGGACGAGGGCGTGA
- a CDS encoding ABC transporter substrate-binding protein — protein sequence MKLRRALATSVGAAVLLSVAACGGDDDPLAEDDGDSGSSDKGSLVVSGQDFTEGQIMAEMYDQVLSASGYDVEQKLVDTRDIYFAQLRKGSVDVVPDYLAGIGDYLNIEANGPDAKAITSNSPDESLDAISPLAEDAGISLLEPAEATNQNGYAVSEDFASDNDLKTLSDLGKLGESITLAAAPDCEDRTDCAKGLKEVYKIDIEKVLPLGFGGAPTRNSVEDGESQLGQFGTTDPTVEEAGLVFLEDDKGLQPAQNLTPAVNTDFLKDHPDVADTLNELSAGLTTDQLMDLNNQVDSERVAVPDAVEQYLTDEGLL from the coding sequence ATGAAGCTACGCCGTGCACTCGCCACTTCAGTCGGCGCTGCCGTGTTGTTGAGCGTTGCCGCGTGCGGCGGTGACGACGATCCGCTGGCCGAGGACGACGGCGACAGCGGCAGCAGCGACAAGGGTTCGCTGGTCGTCTCCGGGCAGGACTTCACCGAGGGCCAGATCATGGCCGAGATGTACGACCAGGTGCTCAGCGCCTCCGGGTATGACGTCGAGCAGAAGCTCGTCGACACCCGCGACATCTACTTCGCCCAGCTGCGCAAGGGCAGCGTCGACGTCGTGCCCGACTACCTCGCGGGCATCGGCGACTACCTCAACATCGAGGCCAACGGGCCCGACGCGAAGGCGATCACCAGCAACAGCCCCGACGAGTCGCTCGACGCGATCTCGCCACTCGCCGAAGACGCGGGAATCTCGCTGCTCGAGCCGGCCGAAGCGACGAACCAGAACGGGTACGCGGTGTCCGAGGACTTCGCTAGCGACAACGACCTGAAGACCCTCAGCGACCTCGGCAAGCTCGGCGAGTCGATCACCCTTGCCGCCGCGCCCGACTGCGAAGACCGGACGGACTGTGCGAAGGGCCTGAAGGAGGTCTACAAGATCGACATCGAGAAGGTGCTGCCACTCGGCTTCGGCGGCGCACCGACTCGCAACTCCGTCGAAGACGGCGAGTCCCAGCTCGGTCAGTTCGGTACGACCGACCCGACCGTCGAGGAGGCGGGTCTGGTGTTCCTCGAGGACGACAAGGGCCTGCAGCCGGCACAGAACCTCACGCCGGCGGTGAACACCGACTTCCTGAAGGACCACCCCGATGTCGCCGATACGCTCAACGAGCTGTCCGCAGGGCTGACGACCGACCAGTTGATGGATCTCAACAACCAGGTCGACAGCGAGCGGGTCGCGGTGCCGGATGCGGTCGAGCAGTACCTCACCGACGAGGGCCTGCTGTAA
- a CDS encoding ABC transporter ATP-binding protein: protein MDRIEDPMIVLDRVSKTYPGGKLAVDALDLEVAEGALVTLVGPSGCGKSTTLKMVNRLIEPTSGRILLDGDDVTSGDPVKLRRRIGYVIQQVGLFPHQDVRSNVSTVPDLLGWNRKQATARADDLLELVGLDPGEFGGRYPHQLSGGQRQRVGVARALAADPPVLLMDEPFGAVDPVVRARLQDQFLELQSELRKTVLLVTHDIEEAVKLGDAVAVFAQGGRIAQYDTPAAVLGAPADDFVAEFVGAERGLRRLAVTEIDDSDLLRAPMVRTSDTLAEARVLLDSEGARWAVVLDGDDNLRGWVATESLEGAGVVGDRARRMEAYVSRDAALKDALATMLRHDAGWVAVLDGDRLVGVLTPDSLHGALRRSVIAADEGVEVADIDLEAAGPLH, encoded by the coding sequence ATGGACCGTATCGAGGATCCGATGATCGTGCTCGACCGAGTCTCCAAGACGTACCCGGGCGGCAAGCTCGCGGTCGACGCGCTCGATCTCGAGGTGGCCGAGGGGGCGCTCGTGACGCTCGTCGGGCCGTCGGGCTGCGGCAAGTCGACGACGCTGAAGATGGTCAACCGGCTGATCGAGCCGACGTCCGGGCGGATCCTGCTCGACGGCGACGACGTCACGTCCGGCGACCCGGTGAAGCTGCGCCGGCGGATCGGCTACGTGATCCAGCAGGTCGGTCTGTTCCCGCACCAAGACGTCCGGTCGAACGTGTCGACGGTGCCCGACCTGCTCGGCTGGAACCGCAAGCAGGCGACCGCGCGGGCCGACGATCTGCTCGAGCTGGTCGGGCTCGACCCGGGTGAGTTCGGCGGACGGTATCCACATCAGCTGTCCGGCGGGCAGCGCCAACGCGTCGGTGTTGCGCGTGCCTTGGCCGCCGATCCCCCAGTGCTGTTGATGGATGAGCCTTTCGGCGCCGTCGACCCGGTCGTACGCGCGCGGCTGCAAGACCAGTTCCTCGAGCTGCAGTCGGAGCTGCGCAAGACGGTGCTGCTCGTCACTCACGACATCGAGGAGGCCGTCAAGCTCGGCGACGCCGTCGCGGTGTTCGCCCAGGGCGGCCGCATCGCCCAGTACGACACGCCCGCTGCGGTCCTCGGCGCGCCCGCCGACGACTTCGTCGCCGAGTTCGTCGGCGCCGAGCGCGGTCTGCGCCGGCTCGCGGTCACCGAGATCGACGACTCGGACCTGTTGCGGGCGCCGATGGTGCGTACGTCCGACACGCTTGCCGAGGCACGCGTACTCCTCGACTCGGAGGGCGCCCGGTGGGCGGTCGTTCTCGACGGCGACGACAACCTGCGGGGGTGGGTCGCGACCGAGTCGCTCGAGGGGGCGGGCGTCGTCGGCGACCGCGCACGGCGGATGGAGGCGTACGTCTCCCGCGACGCGGCGCTCAAGGACGCACTGGCCACGATGCTGCGCCACGACGCCGGGTGGGTGGCCGTACTCGACGGCGATCGGCTGGTCGGCGTACTGACGCCGGACTCACTGCACGGCGCGCTGCGCCGCTCGGTCATCGCCGCCGACGAGGGCGTCGAGGTCGCGGACATCGACCTCGAGGCCGCCGGCCCGCTGCACTGA
- a CDS encoding glycosyltransferase family 2 protein: MTTRWTPRRIATGIGRRAKRLATAGSPETAGVPPTRSSPPAVSVILPIYNVENYLRECLDSVLAQRGGDLEVIVVDDGSPDRSADIAAEYAARDRRVRLVSRPNGGLGAARNTGLEHATGEYVAFVDSDDRLPPGALAAMLASARTSGSDMVVGSARRFSTTSVWKPTWVDDLHDRTRTGITIDDFPALVRNNYTWGKLYRRTFLTAQEATFREGVSYEDQPLITRLYIAASAIDVLPDVAYEYRAREDASSISQQTASLSDLRDRVSAWQESRREFAETASRAVYDAWLQTLFDAHFHWYLSSPGTVDLAYWATLRSAIVDLTDRAPQAIWDATPPERRVPIELARRNRRADVQEFVRCDGYLPQLFPATVVDGGVRHDLPFHDDPELDAALFVRRPEQLRLSHSVQRFSWADGSTMKIAGWAYIRHIDLVGRDVETTLVLRNERTGAEHTFASVGHDDPGFPPPDEDAWVDYHGGEFEFAVPMDEVVGANRRDGDVWHIRLRVSSLGFTVEDTVSRVRRSSSSGVPYSGELSNGDLITVMWRLHAPFRLGLRSLRVEAVDVALAGRSLRGTLSGPEANWVREVQIRSEAGSTLRAHGGSRRCVHPSGPARRPQRGGARRTAPVSGRRNARVRRGRPARPAQRTRDRRRRGPAGQRTRGRMHPAGRARARRVAARRVRRLRRGLGRRGCARHRPGTRTERRDHRGPAEEQEDRDPKQADPHRRRAVRRRSSAAQRRVPLRRPPVAGGDPRHDRRGARLRLRRADDGAAVGVSRVERCVAPTCPVA; encoded by the coding sequence ATGACGACGCGATGGACGCCCCGCCGGATCGCGACCGGGATCGGCCGCCGCGCCAAACGGTTGGCCACCGCAGGCTCGCCGGAAACGGCGGGAGTGCCGCCGACGCGCAGCAGTCCGCCGGCGGTCAGCGTGATTCTGCCGATCTACAACGTCGAGAACTACCTTCGCGAGTGCCTCGACAGCGTGCTCGCCCAGAGAGGCGGCGATCTCGAGGTGATCGTGGTCGACGACGGGTCGCCCGACCGCTCGGCCGACATCGCCGCCGAGTACGCCGCACGAGATCGGCGGGTCAGGCTCGTCAGCCGCCCGAACGGCGGCCTCGGGGCCGCCCGGAACACGGGGTTGGAACACGCGACCGGCGAGTACGTCGCCTTCGTGGACTCCGACGACCGGCTGCCGCCCGGCGCCCTTGCCGCGATGCTCGCGAGCGCGCGTACGTCCGGGTCCGACATGGTCGTCGGGTCGGCACGCAGGTTCTCGACCACCAGCGTCTGGAAGCCGACTTGGGTCGACGATCTGCACGATCGGACGCGTACCGGCATCACGATCGACGACTTCCCCGCGCTCGTGCGCAACAACTACACCTGGGGAAAGCTCTACCGCCGCACCTTCTTGACGGCGCAGGAGGCAACGTTCCGGGAGGGCGTCTCGTACGAGGACCAGCCGCTGATCACCCGCCTCTACATCGCCGCGTCGGCCATCGACGTACTCCCCGACGTTGCGTACGAGTACCGCGCCCGCGAGGACGCCAGCTCCATCAGCCAGCAGACGGCGTCCCTGTCCGACCTGCGCGACCGGGTCTCTGCGTGGCAGGAGAGTCGGCGCGAGTTCGCCGAGACGGCTTCGCGGGCGGTGTACGACGCATGGCTGCAGACACTGTTCGACGCGCACTTCCACTGGTATCTCAGCAGCCCCGGCACCGTCGACCTCGCGTACTGGGCGACGCTGCGCAGCGCGATCGTCGACCTGACCGACCGCGCGCCGCAGGCGATCTGGGATGCCACCCCGCCGGAGCGGCGGGTGCCGATCGAGCTCGCACGACGCAATCGCCGCGCCGACGTGCAGGAGTTCGTCCGCTGCGACGGCTACCTGCCGCAGCTGTTCCCCGCGACCGTGGTCGACGGGGGCGTACGTCACGACCTGCCGTTCCACGATGACCCCGAGCTCGACGCCGCCCTGTTCGTACGCCGACCCGAGCAGCTGAGGTTGTCGCACTCGGTGCAGAGGTTCAGCTGGGCCGACGGCTCGACCATGAAGATCGCCGGCTGGGCGTACATCCGCCACATCGACCTGGTCGGACGTGACGTGGAGACGACGCTCGTCCTTCGCAACGAGCGCACCGGCGCGGAGCACACGTTCGCGTCCGTCGGCCACGACGACCCGGGGTTCCCTCCGCCCGACGAGGACGCGTGGGTCGACTACCACGGTGGTGAGTTCGAGTTCGCCGTACCGATGGACGAGGTGGTCGGCGCCAACCGGCGCGACGGCGACGTGTGGCACATACGTCTGCGGGTCAGCAGTCTCGGGTTCACCGTCGAGGACACCGTCAGCCGAGTCCGGCGCAGCAGCTCGTCGGGGGTTCCGTACTCGGGCGAGCTGTCCAACGGCGACCTGATCACCGTGATGTGGCGCCTCCATGCACCGTTCCGGCTCGGCCTGCGCAGCCTGCGGGTCGAGGCCGTCGACGTCGCGCTCGCCGGGAGATCGCTTCGCGGCACGCTCTCGGGTCCCGAGGCGAACTGGGTCCGCGAGGTGCAGATCCGTAGCGAAGCGGGCAGTACGCTTCGAGCGCACGGCGGTTCGCGACGGTGCGTTCACCCTTCGGGTCCCGCCCGCCGACCTCAGCGCGGCGGAGCCCGCCGCACCGCACCGGTCTCGGGTCGTCGCAACGCTCGCGTCCGGCGAGGTCGTCCCGCTCGCCCGGCGCAGCGCACGCGCGATCGACGTCGCCGAGGTCCTGCCGGGCAGCGCACTCGCGGTCGAATGCACCCGGCTGGGCGAGCTCGGGCTCGTCGAGTGGCGGCTCGCCGCGTACGCCGACTCCGTCGAGGTCTCGGCCGACGGGGTTGCGCGCGTCACCGGCCGGGTACTCGGACCGAACGCAGAGACCATCGCGGTCCGGCTGAAGAGCAAGAAGACCGAGACCCGAAGCAAGCAGACCCCCATCGACGGCGCGCAGTTCGTCGTCGATCTTCCGCTGCGCAGCGCCGCGTACCGCTTCGGCGACCTCCCGTTGCCGGCGGGGACCCACGACATGACCGCCGAGGTGCACGTCTCCGGCTCCGACGAGCCGACGACGGTGCCGCTGTTGGTGTCTCGCGAGTTGAACGATGCGTTGCCCCTACCTGTCCAGTCGCGTGA
- a CDS encoding DUF3180 domain-containing protein — MTPNPPRLRRVSAVTLAIVAAIGLVVGRAIRPLFEQFDQSAPTVPWTASIALVFLAAVLGWLAYVTYQSVHKRRERIASDRAVRQLVLAKASAIVGALVAGGYSGFTLSFVDAMETDLGQERVVHAGVTALAGIVVIVAAVLLERACEVPKDDDEATGSPGA, encoded by the coding sequence GTGACCCCCAACCCCCCACGGCTGCGGCGGGTCTCCGCCGTGACGTTGGCCATCGTCGCCGCGATCGGGCTGGTCGTCGGGCGCGCGATCCGGCCGCTGTTCGAGCAGTTCGACCAGTCGGCGCCGACGGTGCCGTGGACCGCGTCCATCGCGCTGGTGTTCCTCGCCGCCGTGCTGGGTTGGCTCGCGTACGTCACGTACCAGTCGGTGCACAAGCGCCGCGAGCGGATCGCATCCGACCGGGCCGTACGCCAGCTCGTGCTCGCCAAAGCGAGCGCGATCGTCGGTGCGCTGGTTGCGGGCGGCTACTCCGGATTCACGCTGAGCTTCGTCGACGCCATGGAGACCGACCTCGGTCAGGAGCGGGTCGTCCATGCGGGTGTGACGGCGCTCGCCGGTATCGTGGTCATCGTCGCCGCGGTGCTGTTGGAGCGGGCCTGCGAGGTGCCCAAGGACGACGACGAGGCCACCGGCTCGCCCGGTGCATGA